Proteins from a single region of Theileria parva strain Muguga chromosome 1, complete sequence, whole genome shotgun sequence:
- the TXNL1 gene encoding PITH domain protein → MDVPTSLSEQVDKSSLECLNEDSLHRVTNTLTSGIDTYLQSSPGESEQLLVKYKFLNPVKIHSMIVKALPDGVASGTAPKILRLFINCEDLDFQDAESDPCTQELTLERSHVEAGERVLLRYVRFQNVNSLAVYVAENYGNESTKIAHIGLYGTTATSSKIENWKPTKEQEMQ, encoded by the exons ATGGATGTTCCAACCAG tttGAGTGAACAGGTCGATAAATCATCTTTAGAGTGCCTGAATGAAGATTCTTTGCATAGAGTCACAAATACTCTCACTTCTGGAATTGATACTTACTTGCAATCCTCGCCCGGTGAGAGTGAACAGCTGTTGGTTAAGTATAAATTCTTGAACCCTGTCAAAATCCACTCAATGATTGTCAAAGCGCTTCCTGACGGTGTGGCTTCTGGCACTGCTCCAAAAATTCTTCGTCTTTTCATCAATTGTGAAGACCTCGATTTTCAAGATGCCG AGTCTGACCCTTGTACCCAAGAACTG ACTCTTGAAAGATCACATGTTGAGGCTGGAGAGAGGGTTTTACTTCGTTACGTTAGGTTTCAAAACGTTAATAGTCTCGCTGTTTACGTTG CTGAGAACTATGGAAATGAGAGCACAAAAATCGCTCATATCGGTCTTTATGGAACCACTGCCACCT